In the Pogona vitticeps strain Pit_001003342236 chromosome 2, PviZW2.1, whole genome shotgun sequence genome, taggaacctgaaatgtaagatctatgaaccttggggagctggatgtggtaaaacaggagatgacaagaatgaacattgacatcctgggtgtcagtaaactaaaatggatgggactgggcgaattcaattcagatgattatcatatctactattgtgggcaagaatccagtagaagaaatggagtagccctcatactcaaaaaaagagtgggaaaagctgtaccgggatacaatctcaaaaatgacagaatgatttcgatatgaatccaaggcagatctttcaacatcacaataatccaagtttatgcaccaacctccaatgctggagaggctgaaattgaccaattctatgaagacttacagcaccttctagaactgacaccaaagaaagatgttcttctcattataggggactggaatgctaaagtagggagtcaagagataaaaggaacaacagggaagtttggccttggagttcaaaacaaacatggcaaaggctaatagagttttgtcaagagaacaagctggtcatcacaaacacttttttccaacaacacaagaggtgactctacacatggaaatcaccagattgaaatcagattgattatattctctgcagccaaagatggagaagctctatacagtcggcaaaaacaagacctggagctgattgtggctctgatcatcagcttctcatagcaaaattcaagcttaaactgaagagagtaggaaaaaccactcggccactcaggtataatctaaaccaaatcccttatgaatacacagtggaagtgaagaacagatttaaggaactcgatttggtggacagagtgcctgaagaactttggatagaggctcgtaacattgtacaggaggcagcaacaaaaaccatcccaaagaaaaggaaatgcaagaaagcaaagtggctgtccaaggaggccttacaaatagcagagaagagaagggaaacaaaatccaagggagataaggaaagttacagaaaatggaatgcagacttccaaagaatagcaaggagatacaagagggtcttcttaaatgaacagtgcaaagatatagaggaaaataatagaaagggaaaaaccggagatctgttcaagaaaattgcagattttaaaggaatatttcgtgcaaagatggacaagataaaagacaaaaatggtagggacctaacagaagcagaagacatcaagaagcagtggcaagaatacagagaggaattataccagaaagatctggatgtctcagaaaacccagatagtatggttgctgaccttgagccagtcctcctggctaacaagaaggccagtggaggtgatggcattccagttgaactatttaaaatcttaaaagatgacactgctaaagtgctacactcaatatgtcagcaagtttggaaaactcagcagtggccagagaattggacaAGATCAATTTACATCCCGATCGAAAAGaaaagcagtgccaaagaatactccaactactttacaattgcactcattttacatgctagaaatgttgtgctcaaaatcctcaaatggtaggcttcagcagtatgtggaccaaaaactgccagaagtacaagctagattttgaaggggcattAGAACTAGAGAACATATTGCAAgcgtgtggaccacagcaaactatggcaagttcttaaagaaatgggagtgcttgaccaccttatctatctcctgagaaatctgtttgtgtgtgtaaaggagagatagaaaaaagacagggaaaacagagtgagccatcccctcgaATAGAgacttaagagagagagaaataaaagagagGAAGATAATAGAGAGGGAGGAATTGATTGTAGAagtaagagaaggaaaggaatctaagggaagagaagaaaaagttgAAATCTGTCTggtagaggagggagaaggaaaaagagaggaggagttaAGTCTGCCAGTGTGGGAAGAGGATATAAAAGATCAAAGGGGGAGGAGAGTTTTTAATATACTGAAGAAAGTGTCagcaagggaggaggaaggagaaagagagagaatggatgccgttccgtccctttagcgctgcctggagactgtactggaatggatgcagtcgaatgggttgaggctgaactcggacaagacagaggtcttgagggtgggcggtcctcccatcagcggtataggtaactccctgtcttttggggggacgacccttgctgcaaagaatgAGGTCTGCAGCtgggggatacatctggacccggcgcttaccatggaaacccaggtggagtCCGTGGTCCGCttcgcctattttcatctatggcggattgcccagctgcgtccatatcttgatcagggagccctcactactctagtacatacgctcgtaatctcgagactagaccattgtaatgcactctacgtggggctgcctttgaggctgatgcggaaacttcagatggtccagaatgcggcagccaggttacttagtggggtgagaaaacaccaacatatttcccccactctggctgctctacactggttgcccatctgtttccgcgtcgacttcaaagtgctaatgatcacttataaagccctaaacagtttgggacctcaatatttggcagaccgtcttctcccacccagatctacccaaatcacctgtcattgccagcagggatggctgaggggtctgatgccgagagaggctcagaaagaaaaaactagaaaccgggccttctcggcggtggcccctcggctgtggaatgcccttccagcagaaattcggctggcaccctcactctgtgtttttaaaaaacagttaaaaacttggctatttaagcaggccttccttccagtcagctaagtcttttattttttctttctctcatcttattccattttgctttttaatctaattgtatttactaatatactaattgtattttatgattatttatattttatattgtcttattttatgttgtaagccgccccaagtagacttgttctagaggggcggggtataaatgtaataaataaataaataaagatgagaaAGCATGAATACAGATATGAAAAAACACATGGGCTATTAGATTTTCCTAACCTGAAAGTGGGAGGATTACTAACAGACCTTGAgctaagaaaggaaaagggatcaGTGATGGAGACACTAGAATGGACAGTTGTAGCCTTTCCATGAGGGCAAGGTCACTGGAGGAAGGTAATCAGATGGGATTAATCCTTCAACCAACCACCACAGGAGGGAGACTGGACCAGACATCCTTGCTGTGGGATGATATGCGTGGTGCGGAGTGCTCCATTGAGGAAACCTACAGACCGGGAgcggtttggaccagccccttAATAAACTGTCCCAATTTACAGACGGAGTTCTCATCGTCACATTATGGATAGTTACCtaatcttagttgttttgatccaAAAGAAATCATTGTGGGATTGCCAAATGTTAAAGCAAATAAATCTATTGATGTTTCAAAAGAGCCTCAGTTGTCATTTCCCataaaaaaggaggaactgcttcacATTTCTAACTAAACCAATCacagtgggagaggaagcaacagttagaactggatatggaacaactgattggttcaaaattgggaaacgagtacaacaaggctgtatattgtcccccagcttatttaacttatatgcagaatacatcatgcgaatggCCGGGCtgcaggaatcccaaaccggaattaagattcccagaagaaatatcaacaacctccgatatgcagatgataccattctgatggcagaaagtgaggaggaattaaagaacctcttaatgagggtgaaagaggagagcgcaaaaaatggtctgaacaacaacaaaaactaagataatggccactggccccatcacctcctggcaaatagaaggggaagatatggattttactttctggggctccatgatcattgcagatggggacagcatccatgaaattaagagacacctgcttcttgggaggaaagtgatgacaaacctaaacagcatcttaaaaagcagaaacgtcaccttgctgacaaaggtccatatagtcaaagctatggtttttccagtagtgatgtatggaagtgagagctggaccataaagaagttggccatctcatgagaagagaagactccctggaaaagaccctgaggttgagaaagtgtgaaggcaagagaaggggacgacagacaacaagatggttggacagtgttatcagagtgactaacatgaatttgacctaactccgggaggcagtggaaaacaggagggcctgtcatgttctggtccatggggtcacgaagagtcggacaggacttaatgattaaacaaacaACAAGGGTGCTGCTCTGATGGAAGCTCTTTCCACCCTCCATTCATTTATATATCATTTCTGTCCTGTATGAGTTCTTTGGTGTAAACACAGATCTGTGTGAGTTTTTTCTCCCCATTCTgagttttttaaatattaattcaGGTAATACCTCCCACTGAAACGCCTTCCATATTCTCTTTTGGTCCAGAGATAAACTTGCAGGGATCAGCTCttggagaaaggaaaaaggatcTGTCTGGATGAAGGAATAGACCTTTTTGGATGACGGAGAACGAATAATTTCCCTTCAAGGAATGTGCCATTGTGATTCCTCTGTTGTGcagagctttctctctctctctctctccatgtgcaAAAAAGGGGAATGGGAAGGCAGCTAAGGAAGGaacaagagggagggaaagaaagaggatgggaggagaaggaagggcaTCTTGTACACTCAAGAGATAAAACTTGTGCCATTAAGGTTAGGGCAGGTGAGCAAGTGCAGTGGGCGGAGTTAGACCTGGAAGTGGGagacctctcgttttccaccaatccaggtgaggcggtttctgtgctgaactcgtgtttggacctgataatggactggatgagggtcaataaattgaaactcaatccagacaaggcggaagtgctgttagtgggtgcttcgccagacaggctggagggccatctccctgccctgaatggggttacactccccctaagggacagggtccacagcctgggggtgctcctggaccccagtctaacactggaagcccaggtggactcggtggccaggggcgccttcctccagctgcggaaactataccagctacggccctacctggacgagcggagtctcatgacagttacacatgcactggtaacatcccgtatagattactgcaatgcgctttacgtggggctgcctttgaagacggtctggcgactgcaactggtccagaatcgagtggcgtggctggtgagtggtgtggccgccagggaacatatcaagccgattctgtataagttacattggctaccagttgctgcccgggcccaattcaaagtgcttattttgacatataaagccctaaacggcttgggccctgcatacctgaaggaccgcctccttccatatgagcctacccggcagttaagatctagccagggggcccttttgaaagagccgtccctcaaggaggtaagagggatggcgtgtagacaaagggccttctcggcagctgcccccagaactatggaatgccctcccgactgagattcgtctggcgccaacactgatgacattttggtgtgagttctttgatgtggactcagggcactgctctgactgaagctctttccacattccatacatttatatggtttctccccagtgtgagttctttgatgtggaCTCAGGGCACTGCTGTCACTGAAAcgcttcccacattccatgcatttatatggtttctccccagtgtgagttctttgatgtggaCTCAGGGCACTGCTGTCAGTGAAatgcttcccacattccatgcatttatatggtttctccccagtgtgagttctttgatgtgaactcaagGTACTGCTGTcagtgaaactctttccacattccatatatggatacagtttctcctctgtatgagttatttgatgtctactgagattacatgcatttatttggtttctcCCCTGcttgagttctttcatgtgacatcCATTCCTGCCCAGTTGGATTTTCAGTTGTCCTTTTCCCCCCTTGTTTATGTCTTTCTATAGCCGACGCCCCAGGTGTTCCTGAGcaattcttcttctcctgttcaCCATCTggtagataagaaaaagaagagaaacaaccacttGAGAAAGCTGCAGGGATAAGGAGAAACGCTTTCTGGCCCCAAATGAgtcatggaggaagaagaaaatgtgggGAAAAGGAGACGGAGTAGAACCAGGGTGGGCGTGAGGCTGGATCTGAGGTTTTTCCTTTGGCCTTGAGGTGGGAGGGGCATTTCACTGAGGAACTGTTTGAGGGAAGGAGTCATTAAGGAAGGAACATTTCCACACCCAAAAAAGTACCTCAAACACAAAATATTTTAACTTTATTTCCTTCTCAATTTCCatctggtagaggcagatttgCAGCCCTCCCTTAATTATTAGCGTACAATTCTATTCTGAAACATCTATTTTGAGTGGCCCTCgtttgatcagataggcgggatataaataaaataaataaataaataaatatttgataaaCCACATCAGTCAGAATAAAAACCCAAAATTTATACATTGAAATGGAGAAGGTGTTTGACCtcaacaaaattaaatattatgAATTGGTCCTTGCCTCCTGCCATCAAGAGCAGGATAAGAAGACCCAGTGAGTTCAGAtgcgggggcggggggaagaagCCAGGGCCCCAGATCCTGCCTCTCACGTCCTTCGAGGAAAAGGTTTTGCAAGCTCGAAACAGAAAGCCGGCATGCAGTCAGGAAGAGAGCAATGAGTTGGGGGCTATCCTGTGTTTTGCACAGAGGGTCCTCAGCACAACTACCTGCCTCCTGGGCAAAAGTGTCATGGGTGTGTTCTCATTGCAAGGAGCTCTCTAGACAGAACATGGATACAGCAGCCATCATCTAAACATGGTGGGATTCAAAGAGCCAATGGGATTTGGCCATCCCACGCTATCcaggagggatagggaggggcGTGTGGGAGTCAGGGTAGCCATCTAGGtgaaagaaggggtagaatccatCAGAATGGAGGTGGATGGTAGATCTCAATCCATCATAGattcactgtgggttaaactgccagaCCCAAGGAGTAATGTGATGGGGGGGTGCGCtcgtcctccagatcaaaaatgTCTTGGTTTCTGAAGGGCAGACTACCCACAGATGAggaaaagtaattaaaaagaagttgaaagggaagtaTGTTTAATACAACGGTAGTCAAGGGCCAGTGGAAGTGTATACCGCAAAGAAAGAGGGGCTCAACAAAGTCCAAGAAGGTGCCAGCGTGGTTAACGAGCAGAGTTGCAGAGGCTTTTAAGGGAAAAGAGAGGTACTTCCGTAAATCCAAATCTTTCCCAAgtgaggaaaacaaaaaggaacacaaactctggcaaaaaaCATGGAAGAAGATGAGACAGAAGGCCAAAAAAGA is a window encoding:
- the LOC110091736 gene encoding uncharacterized protein LOC110091736 — translated: MKELKQGRNQINACNLSRHQITHTEEKLYPYMECGKSFTDSSTLSSHQRTHTGEKPYKCMECGKHFTDSSALSPHQRTHTGEKPYKCMECGKRFSDSSALSPHQRTHTGEKPYKCMECGKSFSQSSALSPHQRTHTKMSSVLAPDESQSGGHSIVLGAAAEKALCLHAIPLTSLRDGSFKRAPWLDLNCRVGSYGRRRSFRYAGPKPFRALYVKISTLNWARAATGSQCNLYRIGLICSLAATPLTSHATRFWTSCSRQTVFKGSPT